The following proteins are encoded in a genomic region of Nymphalis io chromosome 8, ilAglIoxx1.1, whole genome shotgun sequence:
- the LOC126770033 gene encoding uncharacterized protein LOC126770033 has translation MHAQCLRNKRTLKTNTTRLLLEIFVAFNFIKNIYTAPPDYCLQSLNTSECNFIPIKVFSYYKPGSRCELEEWRGCPSDNKFDTEEECKNVCIKSYSFGYEKSKKVFYNGGKKAKCVTPLNIYNCNNNATKAFVYNKAINNCDEIIWTGCPHMGNVFEEKLDCLQTCYRGDLNWHEKLSIMSNKQADQLETILNNISIEDSDATANHTKPNHVTGNNQLLLKTETQANKQQSAYTEKVIKYQNINNLTDNQYFDDIKILNDKFNGTTITTNTVINDKDDKELPFSASKKINDINTSESPVDRLIDITNYLSTTEYLKTTNTKFKPNDVHKEVNVTNTDYTNFESPTIEISTTNEVQSTVDVTESTKVDITKAEEIKTSITKEITQTTRIRTTPIKVGTAKAVVLPQDL, from the exons ATGCATGCACAATGTCTCCGCAACAAGAggacattaaaaacaaatacaacgaGGTTGTTGCTTGAAATATTTgttgcatttaattttataaaaaatatatatacag CACCACCGGACTACTGCCTACAAAGTTTGAACACATCGGAATGTAATTTTATACcaattaaagtattttcataCTACAAGCCCGGTTCTCGGTGTGAGTTAGAGGAGTGGAGGGGATGTCCGTcagataataaatttgataCAGAAGAGGAATGTAAGAATGTATGCATTAAATCATATAGTTTTGGatatgaaaaaagtaaaaaagtattttataatggtGGGAAAAAgg CAAAGTGCGTTACACCTTTGAACATTTATAACTGTAACAATAACGCTACCAAAGCTTTTGTTTATAACAAAGCTATTAACAACTGTGACGAAATTATATGGACCGGATGTCCTCACATGGGAAATGTATTTGAAGAAAAACTAGATTGCTTACAAACTTGTTACCGAGGTGACCTGAATTGGCATGAAAAGTTAAGCATAATGTCGAATAAACAAGCAGATCAGCTGGAAACAATTCTAAATAATATCTCAATAGAGGATTCTGATGCCACAGCAAACCATACAAAACCGAATCACGTCACAGGaaacaatcaattattattaaaaactgaaACACAAGCGAATAAACAACAAAGCGCATATAcagaaaaagttataaaatatcaaaacattaaCAATCTAACTGATAATCAGTATTttgatgatattaaaattttaaatgataagttTAATGGAACTACCATTACAACGAATACTGTAATAAACGATAAGGATGACAAAGAACTACCTTTTAGTGCAAGTAAGAAAATAAACGATATAAACACAAGTGAATCTCCTGTCGATAGACTTATTGATATAACCAATTATCTCTCGACAACAGAATATCTTAAGACAACAAATACTAAATTCAAACCTAATGACGTCCATAAAGAAGTTAATGTTACTAACACAGATTATACTAATTTCGAATCACCTACTATAGAAATATCAACAACTAATGAAGTTCAGTCAACGGTTGATGTAACAGAAAGCACAAAAGTTGATATTACTAAAGCCGAAGAGATAAAAACTTCTATAACTAAAGAAATAACACAAACAACTAGGATAAGAACAACGCCAATAAAAGTAGGAACCGCAAAAGCAGTTGTATTACCACAAGATTTGTAG
- the LOC126770055 gene encoding uncharacterized protein LOC126770055 isoform X1 translates to MVMCNFYIEDRSHRRILIYSVNKKPVQSHSSQNGETGLDKTLLTSSCCCKCIKIIFVVISVINIIEAIALMAVAVSAAIAMKIFSSEQSGRLVALILISAIAAITLSITIYAMVALLRSQRKPVHSGSIVLLILAIILSIIIAVTMKIRQEDEVKLSQSLSQSFQYSREDSPRYVKLWAAIQHDLTCCGVYSSEDYRNPNLPIFFPPDVPIPCCPSYDPNRSQLVQERERESCKVKKEYYDMGCSSPVIELFRDMTNRVMTVSILLIISMVWLSIHGAMWTRWSIMRSKKSETGTSRTEVITQP, encoded by the exons ATGGTgatgtgtaatttttatatcGAAGACAGAAGTCACCGTCGCATATTGATTTATTCTGTAAACA AGAAGCCGGTGCAATCGCATTCGTCCCAAAATGGGGAGACAGGTTTGGACAAAACGCTGCTGACGAGCTCGTGTTGCTGTAAATGCATCAAAATTATCTTCGTGGTGATAAGCGTCATTAATATT ATAGAAGCCATTGCTCTGATGGCCGTTGCAGTGAGCGCCGCTATAGCTATGAAGATATTTTCAAGCGAACAGTCTGGAAGATTGGTAGCATTGATTTTAATCTCCGCCATAGCTGCAATCACTCTATCCATCACCATTTATGCTATGGTTGCACTGCTGAGGAGCCAAAGAAAGCCTGTTCACTCG gGTTCCATAGTTCTGCTGATCCTGGCCATCATTCTGTCAATCATCATCGCGGTGACGATGAAGATACGTCAAGAAGATGAAGTTAAGCTGAGTCAATCCCTATCACAGTCCTTCCAATATTCACGGGAAGATAGTCCGAGATACGTGAAGCTGTGGGCCGCTATTCAACATGAT ttaACATGCTGTGGAGTTTATAGTTCAGAAGATTATCGTAATCCAAATCTGCCTATCTTCTTCCCTCCTGACGTCCCCATCCCATGCTGCCCCAGCTACGACCCAAATCGCTCTCAGCTGGTGCAGGAGCGGGAAAGAGAATCCTGCAAAGTCAAGAAGGAGTACTACGACATGGGCTGCAGTAGCCCGGTGATAGAGCTGTTCAGAGACATGACAAATCGAGTTATGACCGTTTCAATTCTACTGATTATATCAatg GTCTGGCTATCAATTCATGGAGCAATGTGGACTCGTTGGTCTATAATGCGGTCAAAGAAGAGTGAAACTGGAACTTCAAGAACGGAAGTAATTACTCAACCATAG
- the LOC126770055 gene encoding uncharacterized protein LOC126770055 isoform X2 yields MDSATVEKPVQSHSSQNGETGLDKTLLTSSCCCKCIKIIFVVISVINIIEAIALMAVAVSAAIAMKIFSSEQSGRLVALILISAIAAITLSITIYAMVALLRSQRKPVHSGSIVLLILAIILSIIIAVTMKIRQEDEVKLSQSLSQSFQYSREDSPRYVKLWAAIQHDLTCCGVYSSEDYRNPNLPIFFPPDVPIPCCPSYDPNRSQLVQERERESCKVKKEYYDMGCSSPVIELFRDMTNRVMTVSILLIISMVWLSIHGAMWTRWSIMRSKKSETGTSRTEVITQP; encoded by the exons ATGGACTCTGCAACAG TAGAGAAGCCGGTGCAATCGCATTCGTCCCAAAATGGGGAGACAGGTTTGGACAAAACGCTGCTGACGAGCTCGTGTTGCTGTAAATGCATCAAAATTATCTTCGTGGTGATAAGCGTCATTAATATT ATAGAAGCCATTGCTCTGATGGCCGTTGCAGTGAGCGCCGCTATAGCTATGAAGATATTTTCAAGCGAACAGTCTGGAAGATTGGTAGCATTGATTTTAATCTCCGCCATAGCTGCAATCACTCTATCCATCACCATTTATGCTATGGTTGCACTGCTGAGGAGCCAAAGAAAGCCTGTTCACTCG gGTTCCATAGTTCTGCTGATCCTGGCCATCATTCTGTCAATCATCATCGCGGTGACGATGAAGATACGTCAAGAAGATGAAGTTAAGCTGAGTCAATCCCTATCACAGTCCTTCCAATATTCACGGGAAGATAGTCCGAGATACGTGAAGCTGTGGGCCGCTATTCAACATGAT ttaACATGCTGTGGAGTTTATAGTTCAGAAGATTATCGTAATCCAAATCTGCCTATCTTCTTCCCTCCTGACGTCCCCATCCCATGCTGCCCCAGCTACGACCCAAATCGCTCTCAGCTGGTGCAGGAGCGGGAAAGAGAATCCTGCAAAGTCAAGAAGGAGTACTACGACATGGGCTGCAGTAGCCCGGTGATAGAGCTGTTCAGAGACATGACAAATCGAGTTATGACCGTTTCAATTCTACTGATTATATCAatg GTCTGGCTATCAATTCATGGAGCAATGTGGACTCGTTGGTCTATAATGCGGTCAAAGAAGAGTGAAACTGGAACTTCAAGAACGGAAGTAATTACTCAACCATAG
- the LOC126770055 gene encoding uncharacterized protein LOC126770055 isoform X3 encodes MDSATEKPVQSHSSQNGETGLDKTLLTSSCCCKCIKIIFVVISVINIIEAIALMAVAVSAAIAMKIFSSEQSGRLVALILISAIAAITLSITIYAMVALLRSQRKPVHSGSIVLLILAIILSIIIAVTMKIRQEDEVKLSQSLSQSFQYSREDSPRYVKLWAAIQHDLTCCGVYSSEDYRNPNLPIFFPPDVPIPCCPSYDPNRSQLVQERERESCKVKKEYYDMGCSSPVIELFRDMTNRVMTVSILLIISMVWLSIHGAMWTRWSIMRSKKSETGTSRTEVITQP; translated from the exons ATGGACTCTGCAACAG AGAAGCCGGTGCAATCGCATTCGTCCCAAAATGGGGAGACAGGTTTGGACAAAACGCTGCTGACGAGCTCGTGTTGCTGTAAATGCATCAAAATTATCTTCGTGGTGATAAGCGTCATTAATATT ATAGAAGCCATTGCTCTGATGGCCGTTGCAGTGAGCGCCGCTATAGCTATGAAGATATTTTCAAGCGAACAGTCTGGAAGATTGGTAGCATTGATTTTAATCTCCGCCATAGCTGCAATCACTCTATCCATCACCATTTATGCTATGGTTGCACTGCTGAGGAGCCAAAGAAAGCCTGTTCACTCG gGTTCCATAGTTCTGCTGATCCTGGCCATCATTCTGTCAATCATCATCGCGGTGACGATGAAGATACGTCAAGAAGATGAAGTTAAGCTGAGTCAATCCCTATCACAGTCCTTCCAATATTCACGGGAAGATAGTCCGAGATACGTGAAGCTGTGGGCCGCTATTCAACATGAT ttaACATGCTGTGGAGTTTATAGTTCAGAAGATTATCGTAATCCAAATCTGCCTATCTTCTTCCCTCCTGACGTCCCCATCCCATGCTGCCCCAGCTACGACCCAAATCGCTCTCAGCTGGTGCAGGAGCGGGAAAGAGAATCCTGCAAAGTCAAGAAGGAGTACTACGACATGGGCTGCAGTAGCCCGGTGATAGAGCTGTTCAGAGACATGACAAATCGAGTTATGACCGTTTCAATTCTACTGATTATATCAatg GTCTGGCTATCAATTCATGGAGCAATGTGGACTCGTTGGTCTATAATGCGGTCAAAGAAGAGTGAAACTGGAACTTCAAGAACGGAAGTAATTACTCAACCATAG